The genome window ATATTTATTGACCCTTGTTAGCTTTAAGGGTATAGAAATGTGCTCTACATGCACACACTGAATGAGAGGCTGCCAGTGGTAGGAGAGGAAGTACTTATGTAACCCCTTCCTGTGTACGCTTCCTGTGAATCAGCTACCCCCAGCCAAATCAGTAGGCTGGGTCAGAGAGGTTAACCAATGGGGAACCAAGCTGCTGAGGCAGGcactttaaaaacaagaaaaacttTGACAGGATCGGTGAAAGGGAACAGAGGGGAGGGTATGGTTTTCAGTTACTGCACAGCTGAGATTGGGAGCGATTGATTATGAAAATCAGTTGGAGCgagggaggagaaaagagaaaaagggagagaggagaggaggatgtggaCTACAATGAAAAGACAAAGAGGTGGTGACATAGACATATTACAGGCATTTGTTTCTTCATTAGAGGCCTGTCCTTTAGACTGCTGCCTTGGACAGGAATTAGAACAACATTTGTCCACAGCACTacatgaaggagggagggagttgtAGTGTATAGGAGAAAGCCTCCGCACACTGCTGAATCCTGGAAGGAACAGTACAGTGCCTCATGAGACTGACCTTGAGAATGATGTTAAAGTCACAGTGAATATCAATACATGATAACATATGACCAATATTAACCATTCTAAGGCCCTAGTCTCTGATACAGTAGAAAAGCAAATTGaccatgtttttgctttgttgtttGACCACCTATTTTAATATTCAGCAAGAAGATTGCATGATAATTCATATGTGAATCATATTCCACACTATGTTTAATTGTATGTAGATAGAAAGTGGACATAGATATTTTTATGGATAAACGTGATAATTGCATGAATAATGACACTGTCAAAATTGATAATTGGATATTCTACTACAGGCCTGTATGTCTCTTTGGTCAGGTTACAACCttgaaaataaaacaaatagACATGATCGTTTCAACCAGCTTTAGTCTTCATTCCTAGAGACAGTATCATCACATGAGAGGATGAGTGTGATGTCTAACACACAGAGGATTTGCACCTTTTCCAGGTCATCCTCTGTACCTccccaaaacaaaacaaataaaactaTTTTTGGCTACTGTCCCAGAATGCAcctggctgattgactgacagGCTATTTACTGAGGATGTTAACGGAGAAGGCGCTAGTGCATTTATATACATGTAAGCTAGCCCGCTCGCTGAAGCCACGCCAGTAACAAATAATTCCTCACGTTGACAGGTTGCCATCTCTCCTAATTTCCGGCAGACTGTGCCGACATATTTGCATTCGGCTCGGATTAAACAGCTGAGAAAATGAGCTCCCAATCAATTTTCCAAAGGAAAACACTGGGGCCCTGTTCACCCATTTCTCCCCCTACAGAAGATACTGCCATCCATCTAAAACAGACAAGAGGGTGCACTGGTCCTAGGGGAGATAACTCAGGAAACAACCTGTGCAGGAACAGAAAGCCACAGCAAACCGATACAATCGTGCgcaagcccacacacacacacacacacacacacacacacacacacagtatataatcgcacgcatgcatacacacacaatcgtgactgcgcacacacacacatgcacgcatacgCACACAATCATGCACATAATAGCACACAAAGATGCCTACACACACTTACTCAAAAGCACAGACTCACACACTTTGTGAAGAAAGTCACCCTAACGCACACCCTAACACAAGAAATATATGATCAGCGAAATAAAGAAATTATCTATGGTTGTCAAAACAAATCATTAGCCTTGCAACCAACCCCTCCCTAAAAATACATGAGTCAGCTGCTACGTTTGCATACACATTGATGCACATTATTGATAGCAAAATGTTCAAGGCATTTCAATGAGGGAGCATTCATTCTTGAGGTTATCAGTAATAGAGAACGCCAAGAGAGGAGAAAAGCATTAAAGAAACAGTCAAGACAGAACATCTATTAGATACCGTCAGTCTCAACCAGACCAGCTGCTCAGGAAACAGCATACAAGTGGTCATGTAGTCACAAAAACAGTTTGAAGTCTGTtttgtgtctgtattttctcCTGTCTGATTTGGCAGCTTAATGCCACGATGGATACCATTGACAAAGCACCGGTTTCATGAATGAATTCGCcacgctttctctctctcacagtgaGGGTGGCTCTGTTGGGGTGGTGCTATCAGGACTAGACAGGTGTTATTCATAGGGCTGGCTTTATCCCTAATGCGATAAAGGAGTTTATTTTTGGAGGTCATTTCTCCACTCAGTGTCTGGCGCAGTGAGTGGATCTGGGATATGGATAGAGCTACCTCTAGTGGAGATAAACCAGAACTACCTCTAGTGGAGAGAAACCAGAACTACCTCTAGTGGAGAGAAACCAGAACTACCTCTAGTGGAGAGAAACCAGAACTACCTCTAGTGGAGAGAAACCAGAACTACCTCTAGTGGAGAGAAACCAGAACTACCTCTAGTGGAGAGAAACCAGAACTAACGTCATTAATTTGGAGTAGGAAAATGTTTGGTATGGGGTTCTTCTGTGCTATTTTTACTGAATGGTTGGGTAAGGCTTCTAATACACAACACGTTCACTTTGAGTGCAAAATGGTAGAGATCTGTTACAGTAACAGCAAGTTAATAAACTGTTCTCTAAAACAATAGAGCCTTGCAAATTAAAATGACATAGAAAGTCATATCAAAGTGTAATAATTACAAATACAAATAATTGTCTGGAACAAAATGTGTTTATTGTGAAATTGGCTTGATGCTGCTGTGATGTTTAAAACAGTGATAGAAAATAATCAGATACTATAACCTGGAGGGTAGCCAATATAGTTTCTGCTTCCAAGTCCAAAGACAGTATGAATGTGCCCTTGACTAGGGTACATAACCTGTTGGCACAGACAAATATGTGGCTGGATAAATTAAAAGTGTGCCTTGGAACAGCAGCAGTTGCCAAACATAGAAATTGAAGTTATTAATCACTATTGCTGTGCCCATAATCCTGTTCTTTCCTAGGTCGAAATCTCGAAATCTCCCAATGTACATAAATAAGATGGGCAAAGACTTCTATGCTGTTCCAGGTTGACATGACATGGACAGCTAACGGTTCCCTTTGTATCATTCAGGTGTTGCTTGACTGAGTGGTTTTATGACGAAGGTGCAGAGGAGACCCCAGTGGTCGCTGGTAAAGCGTTGACAGTCATTCAACCTCTCCAGGCCCACCAGGGTGATGCCATCTGGGCTGACCTTTGACCCCTCGCCGGCCTGCCTCAGGAAGATGCGGTCGAAGCGCAGGCGTGCGGGGAAAGGGAGGTCCTTGTTGTCATTGGTGACACAGTCCCAGGTGTACCGGCAGTCTTCCGGCTGGCCCAGGGACTCCCATACGTCACAGATGCTCTCGGGTAGACCGCCCTGGTTCTtcacctggaaacacacacagacacgttgcagacatacacacatgaTGTACATGTCAAACacatcgctcgctctctccctgtctcacctcCCAGTCCCTGAGGTTGGTGTCTCCCCCAAAGATGACGCTGTGGTCCTGGGGCTGCTCCCTCATTGTCTTCCACACCGTCCTCAGCTGGTTCTGGCGTTCCAGGGATTGGGGCTTCATGCTCTCCATGTGGGACGTCATCACACACAGCGGATGGCCAAGGAAAGAAACCTGGTCCacgacagagagagcagagagacactgaGTAAGGGCAGAATCGTAACTTGAGATCTGCATGTGTAACTTGAGTATCTGTGCACATTTTCTATTACTTAATGACATTTGATGGAATGAGAGACGACGGGAAAAGATAAagcaaggtacagagagagtTCTTACATGGGCCATAAGCAGATTTCTCCTCATCTCTGTGGTAGGGTAATTCACTATGCTACTCTCCAGAAGTTGAACTCTGGACTTCCTCAGCAGTATGACAGTGAAATAGCTTCTGTCACTACCTAGGATGGACCATATCAACATAACACAGGAAGGATAACCATAAACACAGTACATAATTACAGTCATATAATCCACAATTGCATTGATGTCATACTGAgagattatttaaaaaatattattaaagacattttatttttataatgTTATTGCTTACCCGGCAACAGATGATACGGCTTCAGAACCTGCTGTAAAACCTGGTAAATTGGTGAAATAACCTCTTGCAGTAGCACAATGTCGGGGTGGTACCTTCAAGGGAGAAAGAACATGAGAAATCAACACAACGCTATTTCACTGCTTAAGATGTTGTTTAATGACTCGTAAACATATAATTTTTTTCTGTGACTTGACCAGGCAGTTAATGAAAAAAAAGAACATTCTTTTTGATGAAAAATAAAGGTTCATATGTGCAGTTTTAAAAGGGAGGGTAAAAAGAATTTACTCCGTGACAAAAGTGAATAAGAAAATTTTGCCGAAGATGAATCTAGGACAGACTTCAAAAGCAATGCGCCAAAATCTCATTAACTGTGACGACTGTCTCCCTTCTATTGGTCACAGCTTCTCTCCACGCAGTGGGGGGGTGGGTTACGGGAATGACACACAAACTTCTCATCCTAAAAACTATATGACGAAATGTGTTGTGTGTTGATGTGACTCACTTGATCAGGTAGTCCAGTAGCCTTGAGAGACGTTCCTTGATATCGTTCAGGTCCAGGCCGTCTATGTTCCAGGTCAGAAGGGAAAGTTTGTTTGGATCTCCCTTTTTCTTAGGTTTGTCCTCGTCTGAAGATGACTGTGATGACTGATCTGGCTGTTCTGGTGATGACTGTTGTGGAGATGACTGATCTGGCTGTTCTGGTGATGACTGTTGTGGAGATGACGGATCTGGCTGATCTGGTGAAGACTGTTGTGGAGATGACTGATCTGTGGATAACCGGGTTGGAGGACCCTGATCTGGATGTGGTTGGGCTTGAGGTGGCTGCTCCTTTGACTGGGTTAGGGAGAGATGGTCTAAAGGTGGTTGGCCTAGGTTAGGGTGCACTGGATTGGGTTGCTCTGGTTGGGCTTGATTGGGTAGCGCTGAAGGGAGCGTGGCTGGGTTTTGATGCCCTGTAGGTGGTTGGGCAGAGTTACATTGTGCTGGTTTGGGTGTCTCTGGTTTGGGTTGCTCCGGGATAGGTTGCTCTGGTGTAGGTTTCTCTCGATTAGATTGCCCTAAGGGTGGGTCAGCTTGCACTGATGGGGATTGGGCTGGGTTAGATTCCTCTGATTGTGGTTGAACCAGGACAGACTGCAATGGGGCAGAtttgtccatctctccctccttgtcCTCCATCTTCTCGGCACTCCTCtttttctttcctctcttcttctttctCCCCTTGGAATTTCCAGGGGCTGTAACCTGTTGGAGGGAGTCACTCGTTTGGTTCTTATTGCCATCTGCTGGCCTGTTTATGTAGGTATCATAAGAGGATCACAAGAGAGGTATTAGTTAATCCCCCCAAAAAAGACTGACTTTACAAAATGCCAGACACCTATAATAATATGGCCTCTGATTTAGTAGATGCTTTCTTTAATCCAAATTGATCGCTAACATGATTCAGTGTTGTATGTGGATCgcgcaggaatcaaacccaccacATACCAGGTGTTGTCACACCGTGCCCCCACCGACATAGCCTATAACCTATCGCAAACATATCTGGCTTGTCACTTACCTTTCCACTGAGTCTTGTTGCTTGTCCCCCATCTCTGTTCACTTTTTCACAACTGTTTCACCCATGGGAACAAAAACTGCATTCAGCTCCACTTACTCCCAACTGACAGAGTAGGCCTTACAGGTCCTTTCCAAATAAGGTGACATGTAAGTTAGGCTGCTTACTTAACACTACATGCTATATAGTAATGCAGATTTTCAAATTCAGACTATAAAATAAATACTACTATTTTCATGACGGACCATGGATTGCAGTAGAAATTCAGACTGGAAACTTTGGTTTCGATTCTTCGTAAATACGCCCCCTCTCGAGAGAAACCATTCCGTCACTGGGTGAAACTGAAAGTGACCCGGCAAGGGCcgcacaataataataacaataataaaagGTGTTCtaattgtttgttgttttgtttgtactttatgtatttatttattttttaaatggggggggggggcatttctgTACCAACTCTGTTGATAGTCCTATTTGAAAATCGAATAAATATATGGATTAAAACAAGTATCAagttatataataataataataataggtaTAATGTTGATAATGTTTgaacacacctattcattccagggtttttctttatttttactatttcataCATTATAGAACAATagttgaagacatcaaaactatgaaataacacatatggaatcatgtagtaaccaaaaaaatagttaaacaaaacaaaatctattttatatttgagattcttcaaagtagcttccctttaccttgatgacagctttgcacactcttggcattctctcaaccagcttcatgaggtagtcacctggaatgcatttcaattaacaggtgtgccttgttcaaagtttatttgtggaatttcttaccttctttatgcgtttgagccaatcagttgtgttgtgacaaggtaggggtggtatacagaagatagccatatttggtaaaataccaagtccatattatgacaagaacagctcaaataagcaaagcgtaacgacagtccatcattacttccaGACATcaagtcaatctggaaaatgtcaagaactttgaaagtttcttcaagtgcagtcacaaaaaccatcaagcactatgatgaaactctcatgaggaccaccacaggaaaggaagacccagagttacctctgctgcagaggataattatattagagttaccagcctcagaaattgcagcccaaataaatgcttcacagaggtcaagtaacagacacatgtcaacatcaactgttcagaggagattgcgtgaatcagaccttcatggtcgaattgctgcaaagaaaccactactaaaggacatcaataagaagaagagacttgctttggctaagaaacacgagcaatggacattagaccggtggaaatctgtcctttggtctgatgagtccaaatttgagacttttggttccaaccactgtgtctttgtgagacacagagtagatgAACAGATgagctctgcatgtgtggttcccaccgtgaagcatggaggagcaggtgtgatggtgtgggggtgctttgctggagacactgtctgtgatttatttagaattcaaggcacacttaattagcatggctaccacagcattctgcggcgatacgccatcccatctggtttgcgcttagtgggactatcatttgtttttcaacaggacaatgacccaaaacacacctccaggctgtgtaagggctatttgaacaaggagagtaatggagtgctgcatcagatgacctggcatctacaatcacccgacctcaacccaattgagatggtttgggatgagttggaccgcagagtgaaggaaaagcagccaacaagtgatcagcatatgtgggaactccttcaagactgttggaaaagcattcctcgtgaagctggttgagagaatgccaagagtgtgcaaagctgtcatcaaggcaaagggtggctactttgaagaatctcaaatgtaaaatacactgctcaaaaaaataaagggaacacttaaacaacacaatgtaactccaagtcaatcacacttctgtgaaatcaaactgtccacttaggaagcaacactgattgacaataaatttcacatactgttgtgcaaatggaatagacaacaggtggaaattataggcaattagcaagacacccccaataaaggagtggttctgcaggtggtgaccacagaccacttctcagttcctatgcttcctggctgatgttttggtcacttttgaatgctggcggtgctttcactctagtggtagcatgagacggagtctacaacccacacaagtggctcaggtagtgcagctcatccaggatggcacatcaatgcgagctgtggcaagaaggtttgctgtgtctgtcagtgttgtgtccagagcatggaggcgctaccaggagacaggccagtacatcaggagacgtggaggaggccgtaggagggcaacaacccagcagcaggaccgctatctccgcctttgtgcaaggaggagcactgccagagctttgcaaaatgacctccagcaggccacaaatgtgcatgtgtctgctcaaacggtcagaaacagactccattagggtgttatgagggcccgacgtccacaggtgagggttgtgcttacagcccaacaccgtgcaggacgtttggcatttgccagagaacacgaagattggcaaattcgccactggcgccctgtgctcttcacagatgaaagcaggttcacacgcacatgtgacagacgtgacagagtctggagacgccgtggagaacgttctgctgcctgcaacatcctccagcatgaccggtttggcggtgggtcagtcatggtgtggggaggcatttctttggggggccgcacagccctccatgtgctcgccagaggtagcctgactgccattaggtaccgagatgagatcctcagaccccttgtgagaccatatgctggtgcggttggccctgggttcctcctaatgcaagacaatgctagacctcatgtggctggagtgtgtcagcagttcctgcaagaggaaggcattgatgctatggacctgcccgcccgttccccagacctgaatccaattgagcacatctgggacatcatgtctcgcaccatccaccaacgccacgttgcaccacagactgtccaggagttggcggatgctttagtccaggtctgggaggagatccctcaggagaccatccgccacctcatcaggagcatgcccaggcgttgtagggaggtcatacaggcacgtggaggccacacacactactgagcctcattttgacttgttttaaggacattacatcaaagttggatcagcctgtagtgtggttttccactttaattttgagtgtgactctaaatccagacctccatgggttgataaatttgatttccatttgtttaacactttttttggttactacataattccatgtgttatttcatagttttgatgtcttcactataattctacaatgttgaaaatagtacaaataaagaaaaacccttgaatgagtaggtgtgtccaatcttttgactggtactgtatattgaagATATATCGTCCTCCTCCCCTTGCATGGAAGGCAAGCCACCGAGGCCAGGCAGTGATGGTGAGCAGCATGACATGAGCATCCTTTCCCCGAATATCAGTGCGCATTAATTTTGCTCAGCTGCAGATCAAATTGCCTCTCGAGACACACCACCACCCAGCCGGCTGCGCCCAAAAGAGCTACAAAGGATGTCTACTGGTAACAGCAGCAGGGGAACAGCGGAGAAGGATGGTACAGTAGCTGGCGTGAACAAGACAGTGACAACCGAGCCGAGCTAAGCGTATTTCGACTGCACAGTGTCTGAGCGCCGGGACACTACACCCCCTAATTTGTCTTTTCGACTGGAACAACGACGTTCACTTCTAACGGTATTTGGATACATTTTTGCACCCTTCATCCTTGGTGAGTGTCTCACGTGTAGCTACATCTTTCGCAAGTGCTGTATGAGCAGTAACAGGTATGAATGAGCAGTAACAGTGCTGTAGGGCTGCTTTGAATAGTTGAACTGCTCTGGCTTGCTCGGTAGTATCTATTTAAATTCGATATCCTGTTGTAGTAGGCTACACAGTCGAACCATGTTATCCCCTCAACAACCGTGAGGTTAGTAGGCTAATGACGTTAGCTTCTAGAATACTGTAGCAGACCCCAGTCTAGAAAAAAAGTTGGTTGCGTCAATATCAAAGGCCTCATAAACCCCTTTTTCTCCACTACCTCTCTCGCCGAGGGTAGTCGCTGTCCTTGGTGGTGAAACAGCGTTTTATAATATAACGTTAGGGGATCGGGAGAAAGTAAAGGAAATCAGCTTGTTGACTTTATTGGATGTAGTGTTTTAGTGCGACCACACATTACCAATATGTTAGGTTTACTCATGATTAAgtaattgattgattaattagttATTTAGAGCCTTCTATGGTGTCAGCTTATTCAGTGACTTTCTCAGCAGGGTATACAAAAACCCAGATAATGGGATCAATCCTGAGTTCAAATGCAGTGCTTTGTCCTGAGTTCAAATACAGTGACTAACAGTGACCCTTGATCTTTAGCCCTATATTAGAATAACACTTTATCCTAACCACTACCCTTAACAATTAGCTGAAACAACATAAATATGATAATTGTTTACCTACCCAGTAAGCACACAGcagggtgacagtagtaacaggtTACCACCAGTAGAGTCCACCATGGGAGGTATGGGCAGAGAGCGATGCTGTGTCATCCTTGCCAAGGATGGAGGAGTCACACACCATCCACTCAACATGAGGCAGGAGGATACTAATGGTCATTCTCTGTGGGTAGGAGAATCCATGTTGCTTTTGTGAGTATCAAAGTGGTcattggtagatacagtaggtgatgtgattattattagtattatctGGGACAATGTGTAATGTTTCTGATTTCTTCTGTGTTCCAGGTTTAGATCAGTCTGTCTGGTGCATCATGCAGACAGGAGCTCACCTGCTTCTCGGTCTCATCCTGCACTATGTGGAAGGTTAGGGGACATCTTTAAAATTACATTCTTGTGTCTGTACCTCATGTTAAATGAATATTCTTGCTATGTGTTCTATGTTGTATTGTAGCATTCATAAAGTTAACAAACAGCAGTCATGtttggatggcaggcaggctcagggtcagtgtaggcagaggtcaataatccagaggtggggcaaaggtacaggtcggcaggcaggctcagggtcagacagagtggtcaggcaggtgggctcagagtcaggacaggcaagggtcaaaaccaggagggcgcgaaaaagagagactgggaaaagcaggcgcTGAGgcaaaccgctggttgacttgacaaaccagacgaacagagaacacaggtataaatacacaggggataatggggaagatgggcgacacccggaggggggtggagacaatcacaaagacaggtgaaacagatcagggtgtgacacccatGTTGTTAAAAAGACAATGGTTTCACTGAGAGATGCTTTTCCCGGGTTAAAATGAACAATTAGTAACAGGATAACGAACCCAAATATGCCCTTTAAGTACCTCCAA of Salvelinus alpinus chromosome 4, SLU_Salpinus.1, whole genome shotgun sequence contains these proteins:
- the LOC139573627 gene encoding tyrosyl-DNA phosphodiesterase 2-like isoform X1: MGDKQQDSVERPADGNKNQTSDSLQQVTAPGNSKGRKKKRGKKKRSAEKMEDKEGEMDKSAPLQSVLVQPQSEESNPAQSPSVQADPPLGQSNREKPTPEQPIPEQPKPETPKPAQCNSAQPPTGHQNPATLPSALPNQAQPEQPNPVHPNLGQPPLDHLSLTQSKEQPPQAQPHPDQGPPTRLSTDQSSPQQSSPDQPDPSSPQQSSPEQPDQSSPQQSSPEQPDQSSQSSSDEDKPKKKGDPNKLSLLTWNIDGLDLNDIKERLSRLLDYLIKYHPDIVLLQEVISPIYQVLQQVLKPYHLLPGSDRSYFTVILLRKSRVQLLESSIVNYPTTEMRRNLLMAHVSFLGHPLCVMTSHMESMKPQSLERQNQLRTVWKTMREQPQDHSVIFGGDTNLRDWEVKNQGGLPESICDVWESLGQPEDCRYTWDCVTNDNKDLPFPARLRFDRIFLRQAGEGSKVSPDGITLVGLERLNDCQRFTSDHWGLLCTFVIKPLSQATPE
- the LOC139573627 gene encoding tyrosyl-DNA phosphodiesterase 2-like isoform X2, whose amino-acid sequence is MEDKEGEMDKSAPLQSVLVQPQSEESNPAQSPSVQADPPLGQSNREKPTPEQPIPEQPKPETPKPAQCNSAQPPTGHQNPATLPSALPNQAQPEQPNPVHPNLGQPPLDHLSLTQSKEQPPQAQPHPDQGPPTRLSTDQSSPQQSSPDQPDPSSPQQSSPEQPDQSSPQQSSPEQPDQSSQSSSDEDKPKKKGDPNKLSLLTWNIDGLDLNDIKERLSRLLDYLIKYHPDIVLLQEVISPIYQVLQQVLKPYHLLPGSDRSYFTVILLRKSRVQLLESSIVNYPTTEMRRNLLMAHVSFLGHPLCVMTSHMESMKPQSLERQNQLRTVWKTMREQPQDHSVIFGGDTNLRDWEVKNQGGLPESICDVWESLGQPEDCRYTWDCVTNDNKDLPFPARLRFDRIFLRQAGEGSKVSPDGITLVGLERLNDCQRFTSDHWGLLCTFVIKPLSQATPE